Proteins co-encoded in one Halorussus lipolyticus genomic window:
- a CDS encoding DNA polymerase sliding clamp: MFKAIVSADTLKDTIDSVSVLVDECKIHLEEDGLAIRAVDPANVGMVDLELDATAFESYEADGGIIGVNLDRLEDIAGMASGDQPVHLELDEETRKLHIQIDGLEYTLALIDPDSIRQEPDIPDLDLPAEIVVEGKDIDRSVTAADMVSDHIALAVDPDEETFIVEAEGDTDDVRLELDKEDLVHLQAGDARSLFSLDYLKDMNKAIPGDAEVRVELGEEFPVKMHFDIAEGKGNVTFMLAPRIQSD; the protein is encoded by the coding sequence ATGTTTAAGGCTATTGTGAGCGCCGACACGCTCAAGGACACTATCGACTCGGTGAGCGTGCTGGTGGACGAGTGTAAAATCCATCTCGAAGAAGACGGTCTGGCTATTCGCGCGGTAGACCCCGCCAACGTGGGGATGGTGGACCTCGAACTCGACGCGACGGCCTTCGAGTCCTACGAGGCCGACGGCGGTATCATCGGCGTGAATCTCGACCGACTCGAAGACATCGCCGGCATGGCCAGCGGCGACCAGCCGGTTCACCTCGAACTCGACGAGGAGACCCGCAAACTTCACATCCAAATCGACGGCCTCGAATACACCCTCGCGCTCATCGACCCCGACTCGATTCGCCAAGAACCCGACATCCCGGACCTCGACCTGCCCGCCGAAATCGTCGTGGAGGGCAAGGACATCGACCGGTCGGTCACGGCCGCCGACATGGTTTCGGACCACATCGCGCTGGCGGTGGACCCCGACGAGGAGACCTTCATCGTGGAAGCGGAGGGCGACACCGACGACGTGCGCCTCGAACTCGACAAAGAGGACCTCGTACACCTGCAGGCCGGTGACGCCCGGTCGCTGTTCAGCCTCGACTACCTCAAGGACATGAACAAGGCCATCCCCGGCGACGCCGAGGTCCGCGTCGAGTTGGGCGAGGAGTTCCCGGTCAAGATGCACTTCGACATCGCCGAGGGCAAGGGCAACGTCACGTTCATGCTTGCTCCTCGGATTCAGAGCGACTAA
- a CDS encoding cupin domain-containing protein, with product MEKVRIEEVEARASGPAEIKRPLTAALGATGLAVNYYELAPGDSFAFGYHAHSDQEEVFYVQSGTVTFETEDTPVEVGPGELVRFAPGEYQRGVNEADRRAVALALGAPKESGDLDLRRECPDCGERTSNSIQRAEERDVLVTICEDCGAETGRFD from the coding sequence ATGGAGAAGGTCCGAATCGAGGAGGTCGAGGCCCGCGCCAGCGGTCCCGCCGAGATAAAACGCCCACTCACCGCCGCGCTCGGTGCGACCGGACTCGCGGTGAACTACTACGAACTCGCGCCGGGCGATAGCTTCGCGTTCGGCTATCACGCCCACTCAGACCAAGAAGAAGTGTTCTACGTCCAGTCCGGCACGGTCACGTTCGAAACCGAGGACACCCCGGTCGAGGTCGGTCCCGGCGAACTCGTGCGGTTCGCGCCCGGTGAGTACCAGCGAGGAGTCAACGAGGCCGACCGACGCGCCGTCGCCCTCGCTTTGGGTGCCCCGAAGGAGAGCGGCGACCTCGACCTCCGCCGGGAATGCCCCGACTGCGGAGAACGGACCTCGAACAGTATCCAGCGCGCCGAGGAGCGCGATGTCCTCGTGACGATTTGCGAGGACTGCGGCGCGGAGACCGGCCGGTTCGATTAG
- a CDS encoding MOSC domain-containing protein, which yields MDGTGTVEAIHLAPESGADTEERESVEVVAGEGVREDRHFGTDKADLTLIEAEALKSAAEGDGDGIDLRDGEHRRNLTTSDAALNHLVGERFRVGEVVCEGTALCEPCGHLESLTDDGAVSALVHRGGLEADVVEGGVIESGDEIEPV from the coding sequence ATGGACGGAACCGGAACAGTCGAAGCCATCCACCTCGCGCCCGAATCCGGCGCGGACACCGAGGAGCGCGAGTCGGTCGAAGTCGTCGCTGGCGAGGGCGTGCGTGAGGACCGCCATTTCGGCACGGACAAGGCCGACCTGACGCTCATCGAGGCCGAAGCACTGAAATCTGCCGCGGAAGGTGACGGCGACGGAATCGACCTCCGCGACGGGGAGCATCGCCGGAACCTCACCACCAGCGATGCCGCGCTCAACCACCTCGTCGGCGAGCGTTTCCGAGTGGGTGAGGTCGTCTGCGAGGGCACCGCGCTCTGCGAACCCTGCGGGCACCTCGAATCGCTGACCGACGACGGTGCCGTCTCGGCGCTGGTCCACCGCGGCGGCCTCGAAGCCGATGTAGTTGAGGGCGGCGTCATCGAATCGGGCGACGAAATCGAACCGGTCTGA
- a CDS encoding aldo/keto reductase, with product MTTIPSPGLGTSGNDNPETCAETVRKALEIGYRHVDTAQMYENEEAVGDGISTSEVPREEVFLATKVLPANLAPEDVRETTDESLDRLGVDAVDLLYVHWPMKAYDAKKTLPVLDELREAGKTEHVAVSNFTTELLDEAREILDSPIAANQVEMHPLLPQDDLLDYCRQRDITVVAYSPLMQGEAGDVDVLAEIADAHDVTPEAVSLAWLTQREGVVPIPKATGEDHLRANFEAPTLSDDEIARIDAIEERERLVDPDDAAWN from the coding sequence ATGACGACCATCCCGAGTCCCGGCCTCGGCACGTCCGGGAACGACAATCCCGAGACCTGCGCCGAGACCGTCCGGAAGGCCCTCGAAATCGGCTATCGACACGTAGACACCGCTCAGATGTACGAGAACGAGGAGGCCGTCGGCGATGGCATCTCGACAAGCGAGGTCCCCCGCGAGGAGGTCTTTCTCGCCACCAAGGTCCTGCCCGCGAACCTCGCCCCGGAGGACGTGCGTGAGACCACCGACGAGAGTCTGGACCGCCTCGGCGTGGATGCGGTGGACCTGCTCTACGTCCACTGGCCGATGAAGGCCTACGACGCCAAGAAAACCCTCCCCGTCCTCGACGAGTTGCGCGAGGCCGGCAAGACCGAACACGTCGCGGTCAGCAACTTCACGACCGAACTGCTGGACGAGGCCCGCGAGATTCTGGACAGTCCCATCGCGGCGAATCAGGTCGAGATGCACCCCCTGCTCCCCCAAGACGACCTGCTCGACTACTGCCGTCAGCGCGACATCACCGTGGTCGCCTACTCGCCGCTGATGCAGGGCGAGGCCGGCGACGTGGACGTGCTGGCCGAGATTGCAGACGCTCATGACGTGACGCCCGAGGCGGTCAGTTTGGCGTGGCTAACCCAGCGCGAGGGCGTGGTCCCGATTCCGAAGGCCACCGGCGAGGACCACCTTCGGGCCAACTTCGAGGCCCCGACGCTCTCGGACGACGAAATCGCGCGAATCGACGCCATCGAGGAGCGCGAGCGACTGGTGGACCCCGACGACGCGGCGTGGAACTGA
- a CDS encoding DUF7474 family protein, whose translation MPRFDYPCPDCRTTSNLHGPDCEFEGAAWADIEKAYTDIVAVLSADPLPDDALRNAVHGRWSNLHQAALDRLQREQRVMEDEQGHLELLTAEEYKEHVTEPTIEPIKTVARKGSVPGAHDNAVFAMIAWYEMVGLSWDETRERVVNWLRDTGTWTRGGFEESSPQELVNKKRHVYESGYGWKEKAEAAKSVIDRSL comes from the coding sequence GTGCCGCGGTTCGACTACCCCTGCCCAGACTGCCGGACGACGAGCAACCTCCACGGCCCCGACTGCGAGTTCGAGGGCGCGGCGTGGGCCGACATCGAGAAGGCCTACACCGACATCGTGGCGGTGCTGTCGGCCGACCCGCTCCCCGACGACGCGCTCCGGAACGCGGTCCACGGCCGGTGGAGCAACCTCCATCAGGCCGCCTTGGACCGCCTCCAGCGCGAACAGCGCGTGATGGAAGACGAGCAGGGACACCTCGAACTGCTGACCGCCGAGGAGTACAAGGAACACGTCACCGAACCCACCATCGAACCCATCAAGACCGTCGCCCGGAAGGGGTCGGTGCCGGGTGCCCACGACAACGCGGTCTTCGCCATGATAGCGTGGTACGAGATGGTCGGTCTCTCGTGGGACGAGACCCGCGAGCGCGTGGTCAACTGGCTTCGAGACACCGGGACGTGGACTCGCGGGGGCTTCGAGGAGTCCTCGCCCCAAGAACTCGTCAACAAGAAGCGCCACGTCTACGAGTCGGGCTACGGGTGGAAGGAGAAGGCCGAGGCCGCCAAATCTGTCATCGACCGGAGTCTCTAA
- a CDS encoding methyltransferase, with protein sequence MTENADSGANAVRNVMDLTYGLWRSQTLYAGVELGVFDAVGEEPTPADDIAEGLELDPDQSYRLLRALASLDLLDEHEGRTFTLTPEGALLRSDHPASLSGVVEIINSPDFVTPWNQIPDFVREGEPTPFEREHGQGLFERTSEDPAFAELFNEGMSSLTQVQSEAILKVLAGYDFESVSHVCDVAGGRGYMLCKLLAEFPHLEGTVLDLPSTEELVAPKLGVEDRCSLVGGDMFESVPEADRYTLKHVLHDWGDDEYVQILSTIRESAPDDARVLIVEPVVGPNGGDFPKLYDMYMMSSVEGRVRTDDEHADLLAEAGWERVSTRADDSGMVTVLEVEKA encoded by the coding sequence ATGACAGAAAACGCGGATTCGGGAGCGAACGCCGTCCGGAACGTGATGGATTTGACCTACGGCCTCTGGCGAAGCCAGACCCTCTACGCCGGGGTCGAGTTGGGCGTCTTCGACGCGGTGGGCGAGGAGCCGACCCCCGCCGACGACATCGCCGAGGGACTGGAGTTGGACCCCGACCAATCGTACAGGCTCCTCCGGGCACTGGCCTCGCTTGACCTACTGGACGAACACGAAGGGCGGACCTTCACCCTGACTCCCGAGGGCGCGCTCCTGCGCTCTGACCACCCGGCCTCGCTGAGCGGCGTGGTCGAAATCATCAACTCGCCCGATTTCGTCACCCCGTGGAACCAGATTCCGGACTTCGTTCGAGAGGGCGAACCGACTCCCTTCGAGCGCGAACACGGACAGGGCCTGTTCGAGCGCACCAGCGAGGACCCCGCGTTCGCCGAGTTGTTCAACGAGGGGATGAGCAGTCTCACGCAGGTCCAGTCCGAGGCCATCCTGAAGGTCCTCGCGGGCTACGACTTCGAGTCGGTCTCGCACGTCTGCGACGTTGCCGGCGGCCGGGGCTACATGCTGTGTAAGCTCCTCGCGGAGTTCCCCCACCTCGAAGGCACGGTCCTCGACCTGCCGAGTACCGAGGAACTGGTCGCGCCGAAACTGGGCGTCGAGGACCGATGCTCGCTCGTCGGCGGCGACATGTTCGAGTCGGTGCCCGAGGCCGACCGCTACACCCTCAAACACGTACTCCACGACTGGGGCGACGACGAGTACGTCCAAATCCTCTCGACCATCCGCGAGAGCGCTCCCGACGACGCCCGCGTCCTCATCGTGGAACCGGTCGTCGGACCCAACGGCGGCGACTTCCCGAAGCTCTACGACATGTACATGATGAGTAGCGTCGAGGGCCGGGTCCGGACCGACGACGAACACGCCGACCTGCTGGCGGAAGCGGGGTGGGAGCGCGTCTCGACCCGCGCCGACGACAGCGGCATGGTGACGGTCCTCGAAGTCGAGAAAGCCTGA
- a CDS encoding UPF0175 family protein: MSLDSRGGSDDVELATVVGRYALGELTLGEAAERADVSKIRMQEILNEAGVELRLGPETREDARSEIDVARRANE; encoded by the coding sequence ATGTCGCTGGATTCGCGCGGCGGGTCCGACGACGTGGAACTTGCCACTGTCGTCGGACGCTACGCGCTCGGAGAGTTGACGCTCGGGGAGGCCGCCGAACGCGCCGACGTGTCCAAGATTCGGATGCAAGAGATTCTAAACGAGGCGGGTGTGGAGCTACGACTTGGGCCGGAGACGAGAGAAGATGCGCGGAGCGAGATAGATGTTGCCCGACGAGCAAACGAGTGA